From Labeo rohita strain BAU-BD-2019 chromosome 18, IGBB_LRoh.1.0, whole genome shotgun sequence, the proteins below share one genomic window:
- the LOC127181201 gene encoding uncharacterized protein LOC127181201: protein MIASVLDPPQPPDAALPLMAVAIWCVWAAHCAPEATPVHKSAPEVTSVPKSIPEAPSGHKSAPELPSLGEAMPMPPEVSALAVDPPMEAASPNNLSASPLVLSAFSVSAFPRSQTITRFPAPSQLPPGHKPAPELPSDLKPAPELPSDLKPAPELPSDLKPAPELPSDLKPAPEVPSGLESAPEAFPVGEAAPMPPEVSASAVEPLMEGALNSKLSASPFLLSVSSVPVLPRSQTMTQAPVPPRRAAPPPVPPWRAAAPSPPILSASSVPAFPRSQTVTQIPVSPQRAAPPPVPPWRSPAPPPVPPWRSPAPPWRSLAPPPVPPWRSPAPPPVPPWRSPAPPPVLPWRTALPSAPPWSTPVPHAPPPAPSWRAFVLPVLPQSPGPPQGPGPPALALSRSRPTAPLNCYSVGASGSRSLGGGYVTNLVYVPLSTNHQMSLSHHLHTLTVTMHLGLHLPSSTALIASVPVTNQASYKNPAPPQCTSRLVVLLYCCFVSIS, encoded by the coding sequence atgatagcCAGCGTACTGGatccaccacaacctcccgatgctgctcttcctttaatggcggttgccatttggtgtgtgtgggctgcacactgtgcccctgaggccacgcctgttcacaagtcagctcctgaggtcacgtctgttccaAAGTCAATCCCTGAGGCcccgtctggtcacaagtcggctccagagctcccctcacttggagaagccatgccaatgcctcctgaggtgtcagccttggctgtagatcctcccatggaGGCGGCATCCCCCAAtaacctctctgcttctccccttgtTCTGTCAGCCTTCTCTGTCTCTGCTTttcccaggtcccagaccataacgcggtttcctgctccgtcccagctcccgcctggtcacaagccagctccagagctcccgtctgatctcaagcctgctccagagctcccgtctgatctcaagcctgctccagagctcccgtctgatctcaagcctgctccagagctcccgtctgatctcaagcctgctccagaggtcccgtctggtctcgagtctgccccagaggccttccccgtcggagaagctgcgccaatgcctccagaggtgtcagcgtcagctgtagaacctcttatggagggggcgttaaactctaaactctctgcttctccctttcttctgtctgtctcctctgtccctgttctccccaggtcccagaccatgacgcaggctcctgttccgccccggagggctgctccgcctcctgttccgccctggagggctgctgcgccttctccccctattctgtctgcctcctctgtccctgctttccccaggtcccagaccgtgacgcagattcctgtttcgccccagagggctgctccgcctccagttccgccctggaggagtcctgctccgcctccagttccgccctggaggagtcctgctccgccctggaggagtcttgctccgcctccagttccgccctggaggagtcctgctccgcctccagttccgccctggaggagtcctgctccacctccggtTCTGCCGTGGAGGACTGCTCTACCttcagctccgccctggagtaCGCCTGTGCCTCATGCTCCGCCCCCGGCTCCGTCCTGGAGGGCCTTTGtgctgccggtcctgcctcaatcaccgggtcctccgcagggacctggtcctccagccctcgccctgtctcgctcccgccccaccgctcccctgaaCTGTtactctgttggagcgtctggaagccgctccttgggggggggctatgtcacaaatctggtctATGTCCCATTGTCCactaaccaccagatgtcactctcgcatcacttacacactctgactgtcactatgcatctcggactgcatctcccatcctccaccgctctgattgcgtcagtccccgtgaccaatcaggcgtcctataaaaaccccgctcctcctcagtgcacttcacggttggttgtattattgtattgttgttttgttagtaTTTCCTAG